Proteins co-encoded in one Rudaeicoccus suwonensis genomic window:
- a CDS encoding siderophore-interacting protein: MAKTRVARNVHVLRSERLTRDLIRVFVTGDDLATLPELTQTDHYVKLLFPPQGADYTWPFDPEQIREDHPREQWPVTRTYTIRSFDPQTRELAIDFVVHGDSGLAGPWAAAAEPGDPIAFFGPGGGWAPDPAADVHLLVGDEAAAPAIAAALDALPLDARTEVFVEVADSTTHVPLRTGPHTHVTWVHRDEHGGTYGEPLAAAVRAAGLPEGDVRAFVHGNAALVKDLRRFLFVECGLPRDQVSISGYWRTDQTEDAWQAGKREFVQQMESDEAQLLARASD, from the coding sequence ATGGCCAAGACTCGAGTAGCGCGCAATGTCCACGTCCTCCGCAGTGAGCGACTCACGCGCGATCTGATCCGGGTCTTCGTCACGGGTGACGATCTGGCGACGCTGCCGGAGCTCACCCAGACCGACCATTACGTGAAGCTGCTGTTCCCGCCGCAGGGAGCCGACTACACCTGGCCGTTCGATCCCGAGCAGATCCGCGAGGACCACCCGCGGGAGCAGTGGCCGGTCACCCGCACCTACACGATCCGGTCGTTCGACCCGCAGACGCGCGAGCTCGCGATCGACTTCGTGGTGCACGGCGACAGCGGCCTGGCCGGGCCGTGGGCGGCAGCCGCCGAGCCGGGCGACCCCATCGCCTTCTTCGGTCCCGGTGGTGGCTGGGCTCCGGACCCGGCCGCCGACGTGCACCTGCTCGTGGGCGACGAGGCCGCCGCCCCGGCGATCGCGGCCGCCCTTGACGCCTTGCCGCTCGATGCCCGCACGGAGGTATTCGTCGAGGTCGCCGACTCCACCACGCACGTCCCGCTGCGCACCGGCCCCCATACCCACGTCACCTGGGTGCACCGGGACGAGCACGGCGGCACGTATGGCGAGCCGCTCGCCGCCGCGGTGCGCGCCGCCGGGCTGCCCGAAGGCGATGTGCGCGCGTTCGTGCACGGCAATGCTGCCCTCGTGAAGGACCTGCGCCGGTTCCTGTTCGTCGAGTGCGGCCTGCCGCGCGACCAGGTGTCGATCTCCGGCTACTGGCGCACCGACCAGACCGAGGACGCCTGGCAGGCCGGCAAGCGCGAGTTCGTGCAGCAGATGGAGTCCGACGAGGCACAGCTTCTCGCCCGGGCGTCCGACTGA
- a CDS encoding antitoxin: MADSEQIKRQATEAAKQAKEKAGQLAHDNQDKVSSTIDKLAGLFNDKTSGKYADKVEKAQEAAHKNVDKLAQQRPEKE, translated from the coding sequence ATGGCTGACAGCGAGCAGATCAAGAGGCAGGCGACCGAGGCGGCGAAGCAGGCGAAAGAGAAGGCCGGCCAGCTGGCGCACGACAACCAGGACAAGGTGTCGAGCACGATCGACAAGCTCGCGGGGCTGTTCAACGACAAGACGTCGGGCAAATACGCAGACAAGGTCGAGAAGGCGCAGGAGGCCGCCCACAAGAACGTCGACAAGCTGGCCCAACAACGCCCCGAGAAGGAGTGA